In Lactiplantibacillus pentosus, the sequence CGGATGATCAAACAGACAGATTTAGTCTATCCGGTCGTCTTTTCGTCCTTTAATTTGAAGAGCTTGAAGCGCGCCTATGCCATTGATGCCAGTCAAAAGTACGCTTTTTTGACCTCTGCACATTTGGGTAATCCAGATGAATTTGCCACCCATGAACATTTGGAAGGGGTGCATCTCGAGCATTTCCAACCGGTGAAAGAAGTTGCGGAACGTGTGTGGACCGTTGATGAGCCAGCAGTCATGCAACAATTGTTTGCAGCAGCCGTTAACGCGGTCATTACAAATAATTTTGAGTTGGCGCAGCAAGTACGAGCGGCCATGTAAGCTAGCCGTAGTTGCAACCCTTTGCCGGAATTTAACAATCTGAATTAGAGACGCCCTAACCATTGGACCTGCGTTAATGTAGGTCGATTGGTTAGGGCGTCTTGACGTTTTTTAGGCACAGTTCACGTTCGCTCAGTCGCACCACCGGCAGTGTTTCCGAGAGATTTTAGTTGGTGTAAGTAGCGCTTTTCCAGAAAGCGATTCAAGAAGTAGAAGTCAGAATCGTATTCGGTACTCAACATAACAAAGTTTCGTGAATGTTGTTGGTGCGGGTACTTTTTGTCCAGATTGCTGATAATGATGTCATATTGGTGATGCCGTTGATAAGGTTCGATGGTATATTTCAAACGAAAATCAATCCGTTGCTTAAGCTTATCAATAATAATATCGGCCATCACGGCTTCGTAGCCAAAGTCACAACCGATTTTGAGTTGGTAGTCGATATTGCGAAATGCCAGGTGAAAGATTGCCGCGTAGCGTCCTGAAATTTCGGAAATCAGTTCAGCTCGATCGTGAGGATTGAGGCCTAACAGCTGGCAGATTTTTTCGTTTAATTCAGATGTAATGTTGAAAAAGCTCGCTTCTGGAAGGTCAATTAACTGATCATAAATACCTGCTTTGCCAAAGATTGCCATCCAGCCGCGCATGAAAACGGCACGAAAATGAGTTTGAATTAATGAAATATCGATTCTGACCAAAAAGTCTTCTGAAAATTTGTAGTTCAATAATCGGACCCGAATATCATTGGAAATTTCATGGTGAACAGATTGAACTGTCGCAATATTATCGACTTCTTGTTGCAGGCCATATCTGATAAACGGGATGTCAACATTAAAACAGTAGTTACTGATTAAAAACAAGAAGAGTTGTTGTACCTCAGCTTCAGCGTCTAATGAACGGTAAGCGTTAGTTGAGAAATACGTCTGAAAAGCTTGATGCAACTGATGGTAAAGTGGTGAATCAAAATTCAGCGGTATCTTCTTAGCATGAATCACACCAGCATGGTAGCGTCGATTTACAATGGCGAGATAAATATTGAGCTTCATTTCACCTGCTTCTGTAAATAGTTGCCCATTTGTTTGTGATAGTTCATGAAGAATTGCTTGCACGCGAGGGGAATCAAATTCACGCTGGTTAGTCTGATAGGGGCGTGCGAACCATAATAATTGTAAATAGAAGTGCCGAATTTGTCGCTCACTGCCACTTAACTGCCCGTTATGAATTTTTAAATGAAAATCAGCCAGAACTTGATTGAGTTCTTTGGCGCGCCGCTCGTAGGTTGAAATACTAATGTTCAGCGTTTCAATGATTGAACATGTGTCAATGCTTTTATGGCTTAACAGATAGATTAATATTTTGTATTTGACAGAATTCGTTAGGAAAATCGCATAAATTTCATCGGCAGAAGTTGTAATATCACGCTCTAAATATAAATAGCCATCCTTTAATACCAACGTTAAATTTTTAGAAAATTGGCCAAATTTGGCATTAATTAAGCCGATGTCCTTCTTAATCGTTAAGCGATTGGAATCAAGCTCGGCGATGATTTGACCGATTGAAACCGTTTGACTATGACGTAATATTAATTGAATAATTTTAATTTGACGTTGTTCTGATTTGTCAAGTAAGTCAAATAAATGCATTTGATCAACCCTTTAGATTATAAATATTGAATCGCATTCAATATTCTATATTAATTACTTTATATATTACAAATAAATCACATAAAATAGTCATCACAAAATGATATGCAGGTTTGACTATTAGAAAGGTTATCAAGTCGTGTGACGATCACAGCTTAGTTGATTAGTGTCGACATCCGATTGACGCTAGATGGTTCACGGTAAGGGGCGAATACATACCTTGCTTGGCGGAAATGTACTTCATTTTAGGAGAACGCTTTCAATCAAATATTAAAATCCACTGATTAAAAGTTGAACTGAATCAATAAGTTTGAACGCTATTCCTGAAATCGTTGCCGGTTCGTGATCCGACACTGCTTGCGTCTCAATGATAAGGTGGAATACAAGCAGATCCGTTAAAGTCGCCTTTTTGCGAGGTTTAAAAATGAAGGTGACGCATCTTTTTGACGTGGTAAACAGCCCATCATATTTCAAACAGACCATCATATTTCAAACAGCCCATCAATTATTAACAGCGCACTAACAAAAGAAGACCGCTTATTTTTTGGTTGAGTGCTTATACTAGTTTCAAACTATCGAGGTTGCAACCGCATCCATCCACGATGATGGGACTGAGGGCGCCACGATGGGAACAATTCAAGCAGATCGATTGTGCGATGCTTTATTGAGCGAAATCGATTGTGCTGCGTAATTGAGATATGAGGGGGTTTTGCAATGATCGAGACAGTGCCAAAGAAACAGCAAGCTTTACAGCGTGCGTTATCCGAACGTAAGGAACACTTTAAAATGTATAAGGTCAATAAATTTTGGGTTTATGCCGGTGTTTCAGTCGTGTTATTTAGTTTTGGAAGCTTAACAAATAATGTTCAGGCGGAGGCCAGTTCGACTTCAAAGACGGAGACTAGTGTGGTCAGTCAGCTGTCGGTGTCTCAAACCGGACAGGCAACAAGTACTGCCAGCAATACTGAAGAAACGGCAGTAACTAGCGGTGATGAAACCAAGTCTGGAACACCGGCCACTAGCAACGCTAATCCGCTGACAGCAGGGGTCGCCTCAGCGAAAACACAAGGGGGCAATGAAGCTGCTAGCTCAACTGCGACACGTTCAAGTGTAGCTGAAAGCGTGGCAGCAACCGCCAGTTCAGTGGCGACCACAAGCTCGAAAGCCTCTGCAGATTCGGCAACAGCGACAAGCTCAGTAGCCACAGCTAGTTCAGAAGCCGCATCGCTTTCAGCAACAGCGGCCAGTTCATCAGTTGCGGCCAGTTCATCAGTTGCGACAAGTTCGGCAGAGGCAACGAGTTCGACTGCAGCAACGAGTTCAGCGTCAACAACGAGTTCAGCGTCAACAACGAGCTCAGCTGCAGCAACGAGTTCAGCGTCAACAGCGAGTTCAGCTGCAACGACAAGTTCAGCGTCAACAACGAGTTCAGCTGCAACGACAAATTCAGCGTCAGCAACGAGTTCGGCGAGCACGGTCAGTGTCAACGCGTTGCCTGCGACTACCGATTCAGTCAGCGCGGCGGTAACATCGCCGTCCGCGGTTGCTGGTGTTGCGAACGATACGACGCTCAATAATCCGACAGCCGCCGAGCTTGCGACTGCGAAAAGTGCGCTGGCTGCAGTTTATCGCACGACTGGGACGCCACAAAAGATTGCGGCAGTCGCTGCGACGGCTGCAACGCGGACCGTGACGGCCACCTTTAAAACAATCAGTTCAACGGGGTCGGCGACAACTGTAGGGACGATGAGCTGGAATTTGACCCTTGGCTATCATTATGATTTAACTGCGACGTTTCCGTTAATTGTGATTGATAAGAATAAAGCCGCGACACTGTGGGACGGGAAAAGTACGATTCCCACCGGAAGTACGTTATATGTGGCTGATATTAATGGCTATTATAAAAACCGGCTCAAAACTTATTTTCTTTCAGCGGATAGTACGGCTAGTTCGACGATTGCGACTGTGTTTGTCACACCTGCTAATGATCCAACTGCGAAAACGTATACGACTGCTTTTGAAGCGGTCACCAATGATAACAATACGCCGGTTGCAATGTGGAGTGTCACTGGGGTTAACGGGACAACTTATGACTACCGTGATAGTTATCAGTCAATTCAGGCACAGGATAGCAGCGGGACAACGCGCACTTATTATTTAGTGGCGGCCGATGCGGACAAATTAGTCGGAACGATTGGTAATGCAACTCAAATTGTGACGTTACACTATAGTTTGTATACGTCGAATGCCACAGTCAGTGTTGCGGGTTCCGGGACTTATACCGGTAAAGCTATCACGCAAGCAGACCTAGTGCAAGCCTTAACTGGAACCGGTGCGCTAGATACCAGCGGCTTGACGTTGAGCGATTTTCAATTTCTGAATCAAGTGACGGGTGCGACTGCGCTGCCTCAAAATGCTGGGACATACGTCGTTGGTTTAACGGATGCAGGCAAAGCAAAGTTAACGGCAGCCAATCCAACCGTCGGCATTACTTATACCGATGGTACGTATGTAATCAAGCAAGCTGAAGCGAGCATCGTCGTTAATAGTCTGACCGTTCCGTACGATGGGGCTAAACATTCAGTGACAGCGACGGTGACTGGAACGGTAAATGGGGAGACTTTAAATTATACGCTGCAAAATGCTCAGGCAACGAGTGTGGGCAGTACCACGGTCACTGTGAATTATGATCCACAGGATACGGTCAATGCAAATTACAAGATTACGACGACGCCCGGGACATTAACGATTGAGCAAACATGCGGAATGCGCAGTGGATGCCGTACAAGCTGGTCACTGACCAGAACTTCAGTCAAGTTGATACGACTGGCGACACGCCAACCGTGAATGTCCAGGTCATTTCGCCCGTTTCAATCCTGTTCTCAATTCGGAGTCAAGGCGGCGCCGATAGCGTTCAATCAGTTTTGGGCTGGGGAGATCAGAAAGGGTTTGCGACGGATACAGGGACTTCTGGTATCGAATATCAAGCCTTCGTGACAGTCACTGATGCGGACGGGACCCAACATCAAGCGATTTACTTTAGCCAATATGGCGGCAGCTTCAACATCTGGGGTTATGAGGGTGAAACCTTCCAGCTGGACAAATTACAGTTTGTGTATGCCTATATCGATTCTACTGACGAAACACCGAATGCCAATCATGTGGTGGGCGCCGTGGATGTCGATAATCCTGATTTGAGCTTCAGGAGCGTTAGTGGCAAAAGTATCAAGGTGGGGACCAATCAGGACCTGACGAAACTTGCGGTTGATGGGTCACTCACAGGAACATTTTTACTTGATTATGACTATTTTAATAACAATGGCACTATCATGTCATTAGTTCAAACTGCCAAAGATTTGAACGGTGATGGGTTAATTACACTGAGTGACTATACGGGTGGCACGAAGCTGACAATGAATGACGCGCCGGTGAAAGCATTTTATGCGCAGACGAGTAATGCGTATTTACCACAAGTCTATTTGAACGTGACTGGACCCCAAGTCTTATTCTTCCGATTAAACCTGTCTGATGGCTCCAGTATTGACTCAGATACCAATACGGGCGACTATCCAACACTTTCGGGGACTTCAAAGACCTATCCAAGCTTCCAAAGTCTGTGGGGTGTCGCTGGCTCTACAACTGATATTGACAAGCTGATTACCCAATATGAACAAGCGCTCAAAACTAAATATCCGGATTCGACCTTCACGCTCAGTCCTGAGAGTCAGGCTTTAGTGGATTCGCTGACGACTTTTCCAACTGGGACGAGTTATGCCGCCTCCCAACTCAATAATTTATATTTTGTTGCGAATACGGTTAATCTCACGGCCAATTTTGTTGATGCCAGCGATAACCAGATTGTGGCGGCGTCAGTGACTGATTCGGACGGGACTTCCACGACCAGTACCAATCCGTTTCAAGTCATCTCCACTGATGGAACGACCGGTGCCGTCCGTTCCGAAGCCACGGCAACTGATGCGGATGACGATGCGTTAGTCAACTACGATACGACGACCGATGACAACACGAATTTATTGAGCTTGTTAGCGGCTTCTGGCGTGGCGATTCCGGCGGGTTATGAGTTAGCAAAGGGCGCTTCATTTGAATATTCATTAGGAAGCAATGGTGTGCTCCAGATCAAATTAACCAGGGTTGCGGATGGTGGCACTGATGCGACCAAAGTGACGATTGAAAATCAACAACTCACTTATGGTCAGACCGTTCCTGAAACATATACGGTGACTGTCGGGGATGATTTGACAACGGATGGCATTACCTGGTCAGCTGATGATTTTCAGGTTATTGATGGGACAACTGGCACCGTGATGACTAGCGGACTACAGGCCGGTGGCGACTATCAGATTCAACTAACGGCTACTGGGCGAGAGAAGCTTGAACAAGCTAACCCAGACTATGATTTTAAAGATTCTGCATTCAGTGATGGCACACTCACTGTCGTAAAATTAGCGGTAACCGTCACCGCTTCGGATGTAACGAAGGCTTTTGGTCAGAGCGACCCAGCTTTGACTTTGAAGGATGCTACCGGCGTTTTAGTGAATGGCGATAGTTTGGATGCACTAGGCGTCACGTTAAGGCGGAAAACAGGAGAAAAAGTTGGCCGTTATGACATTACCGGGACATCCACTAGTTCTAATTACGACGTTACGGTCGAACCAGGTGTTTTCCAGATTACCAATACCGCACCTGTGATCGATGCCAGTGATGTCACGGTTCCATACGCGACGACTGATGATCTATTAACGTTGATTCAGGCAACCGCGACGGACGCTGAAGATGGAGACTTGACCAGTCAGATTAAAATCGCTGATGATGGTAACTTTGATGCGACAGTGGTCGGAAGCTATCGAGTCACATTACAAGTGACCGACCAGGCTGATGAGACCACCCAGAAAGTCGTCACGGTTACCGTTGCGGAACCGACGAGCGTATCGGCGATCTTAACATTTGTCGATCAGACGACTGGTCAAGTCGTTGACACGCAAACGCTCAGCGGCAAGCCGGGAACGACGCCGACGACCAAGGTGCCGGTACCAACGAACTATACGGTGGTTTCAGGGACTGGTTTTGTTGATAATGGTGACGGGACGATTACGGACACCCAACCGCTGACACTTGATGACAGCGACGACTTAACCGTTTATTTGCAACACGCCACGAGTGTGACTGAACCACCAACTAATGTGGATGACGCGCATTATGCGGCGACCCATAAGACGTATACGGTGGCCGTAACCGCAACGGCGCCGAATGATGAGCCAAGTTTGGATGTGACCCCAACTGGAACCACCACTCAAACGTTGACTTACACGCGAACCATGACAATGGATGACGTGACCGGCGAAGTCTTGAGTTATGGTGATTGGACGACAGCGGATGACTACACAACAGTCACGGCCAAGGTCATCGCAGGCTATAGTACAACGGATGATCTGACTGCCAGTGGGAGTGCTCAGCCGCTCAGTATTACCGCTGCTGACGTCAAAGACCAATTGACGGCATTTGCAGCTAATCCAGATACTGATAATGACCAGGCAGAATTTAAGATCACTTACCAAGCAACCAATTATACAATTAAATTTATTGATGTTGATAACAACAATGCGGTTGTGGGTGAACTCACTGGTAACGCAGCGGATGATGATAGTGTGGCCGGAATTGTTTTAACTGAGTCGGATTTAGCAGTCCTCAATTATCCGGGCGC encodes:
- a CDS encoding helix-turn-helix domain-containing protein, encoding MHLFDLLDKSEQRQIKIIQLILRHSQTVSIGQIIAELDSNRLTIKKDIGLINAKFGQFSKNLTLVLKDGYLYLERDITTSADEIYAIFLTNSVKYKILIYLLSHKSIDTCSIIETLNISISTYERRAKELNQVLADFHLKIHNGQLSGSERQIRHFYLQLLWFARPYQTNQREFDSPRVQAILHELSQTNGQLFTEAGEMKLNIYLAIVNRRYHAGVIHAKKIPLNFDSPLYHQLHQAFQTYFSTNAYRSLDAEAEVQQLFLFLISNYCFNVDIPFIRYGLQQEVDNIATVQSVHHEISNDIRVRLLNYKFSEDFLVRIDISLIQTHFRAVFMRGWMAIFGKAGIYDQLIDLPEASFFNITSELNEKICQLLGLNPHDRAELISEISGRYAAIFHLAFRNIDYQLKIGCDFGYEAVMADIIIDKLKQRIDFRLKYTIEPYQRHHQYDIIISNLDKKYPHQQHSRNFVMLSTEYDSDFYFLNRFLEKRYLHQLKSLGNTAGGATERT
- a CDS encoding MBG domain-containing protein, producing MIETVPKKQQALQRALSERKEHFKMYKVNKFWVYAGVSVVLFSFGSLTNNVQAEASSTSKTETSVVSQLSVSQTGQATSTASNTEETAVTSGDETKSGTPATSNANPLTAGVASAKTQGGNEAASSTATRSSVAESVAATASSVATTSSKASADSATATSSVATASSEAASLSATAASSSVAASSSVATSSAEATSSTAATSSASTTSSASTTSSAAATSSASTASSAATTSSASTTSSAATTNSASATSSASTVSVNALPATTDSVSAAVTSPSAVAGVANDTTLNNPTAAELATAKSALAAVYRTTGTPQKIAAVAATAATRTVTATFKTISSTGSATTVGTMSWNLTLGYHYDLTATFPLIVIDKNKAATLWDGKSTIPTGSTLYVADINGYYKNRLKTYFLSADSTASSTIATVFVTPANDPTAKTYTTAFEAVTNDNNTPVAMWSVTGVNGTTYDYRDSYQSIQAQDSSGTTRTYYLVAADADKLVGTIGNATQIVTLHYSLYTSNATVSVAGSGTYTGKAITQADLVQALTGTGALDTSGLTLSDFQFLNQVTGATALPQNAGTYVVGLTDAGKAKLTAANPTVGITYTDGTYVIKQAEASIVVNSLTVPYDGAKHSVTATVTGTVNGETLNYTLQNAQATSVGSTTVTVNYDPQDTVNANYKITTTPGTLTIEQTCGMRSGCRTSWSLTRTSVKLIRLATRQP